A window of Rhinatrema bivittatum chromosome 2, aRhiBiv1.1, whole genome shotgun sequence contains these coding sequences:
- the LOC115085759 gene encoding prostate stem cell antigen-like produces the protein MKLFLHSLLAVFFCMEIVASLQCYTCDSQTSIDQCMNIINCSSSYPYCKNTVDTSGKGTSNRVSVITKECASDCTSKKYDVIIAEYSISCCKTNLCNSVRGAPTVKNAHLALALSVWFIGALLRFGL, from the exons ATGAAGCTTTTCCTGCACTCTCTTCTGGCCGTGTTTTTCTGTATGGAGATAG TTGCTTCTTTACAGTGCTACACATGCGACTCTCAGACGAGCATTGACCAATGTAtgaacatcatcaactgctcatcATCTTACCCTTACTGCAAGAATACTGTGGATACATCAGgaaaag GCACTTCCAACAGGGTCAGCGTAATCACCAAAGAGTGTGCTTCCGACTGCACCTCAAAGAAGTACGACGTGATCATAGCAGAATACAGCATTTCCTGTTGCAAAACGAACCTGTGTAACAGCGTCCGAGGCGCGCCGACAGTAAAAAACGCACATCTGGCCCTGGCACTCTCTGTATGGTTCATCGGGGCCCTGCTCAGATTTGGACTTTaa